The sequence CTGGCGGCTCAGGCGCGACTTGGTGTAGTAGGCGGGCAGGATGTCGTGGTCGCCGTGGCAGTCGGAGCACTTGGCCGTCTTCTCGCCACCGGACAGCAGGGAGGCCTTGCCATGGTAGGTGTCGAAGTAGGTCTCCGTCTCGCTGGCATGGCAGGTGCCGCACTCCTCCAGGATCAGCAGCCGGAAGGCCGGAACATCCACCCGGCGGATGGCATGGGAGGTATGGCAGTCGTGACAAAGCGGCAGCTTCTTGTCGGTCTTGGAGACCAGCTCGCTGTGGATCGAGGTCTTGAAGGTCTCGGCGATGCCCAGGTGGCAGGTGGCGCAGGTGTTGAGCACGTTGGCCCGGTTGACCGTGGACTGGGGATCCTTTTCCGGCAGGATCAGATGCGCGGTGTGGCAGCTGGTGCAGGTGGCGGACACCATGAGTCCGGACTCGGCCAAGCCTTTGCCGTGGATGCTCTCCTTGTAGTGGCGGACGATATCCTTTTCCGGACCGGTATAGCGCAGGGCCGCCTTTTCCCCCTCCCGGTGGCACTTGCCGCACAGCTCGGGAACGTTGCGGGCAAAGGTCGGGGATTCGGGGTTGGTGCGGGCCTGGACCTCGTGCTTGCCGTGGCAGTCAGTGCACAACGGGGCGTTGCGGTCCCCCTTCGCCGCCAGCTGACCGTGGATGCTGGCGTTGTAGTTGTCGGTCTGGCCGGCGTGGCAGATGGCGCAGTCCACCTTGCCGGAGCCCTGGCAGACCGGGTTCTTGGTGTGATCCATGTTGACATGGCACTTGACGCAGGCGATGCGCTTTTCGGCGTGGACCGACGCTTCGAATCGGGACATGTCCATGAACAGGCTGCGCTCACTGCCATCCGCCTCGATCTTCTTGAGCTCCGGGTTGGCGTGGCAGTTGAGGCAATAGGCGTTGTTCATGCTGTCTTCGTACAGGACGCGCCGGGCCTTGTGGGGAGCGTGGCACTCGACACAGGCCGGGACCTTCTCCGGCTCCTTTTCCCACAGCTCACCCCGGACAATCTTGACATGGGTCTGCTCGATGTTGGCGTGGCACTTCATGCAGGTCTTGCTGACATTCTGCCGGCTGATGCTGGACTCCGGATTGGTGTGGGGCTGCACGTTGTGGGAGGTATGGCAGGAGGAGCACACGGCCGTGACGGTGAGGCCTTTGCGGGTCAGGCCCTCACCGTGCATGGACATGGAGTAGTTCTCGATGATGTTCTTGGCCGGGATGTCATGGGTCTTGGTCATGGCGCTGCCTTCCCGGTGGCAGCGGCCACAGGTGGCCGGCACGTTGAGGATGAAGATGCGGGACTTCTG comes from Thermodesulfobacteriota bacterium and encodes:
- a CDS encoding cytochrome c3 family protein, producing the protein MERRTGRERGFGWRLLPLAILAIILLVRPASALDDGDCLGCHNDPDMTSEKNGEEISLFVDEAQFAASSHASNGCTSCHTDAKVKGDEHPVPLKSVNCGKCHADVESIYRKSLHGQALAKNDPFAPYCHDCHGKHDILPASSQKSRIFILNVPATCGRCHREGSAMTKTHDIPAKNIIENYSMSMHGEGLTRKGLTVTAVCSSCHTSHNVQPHTNPESSISRQNVSKTCMKCHANIEQTHVKIVRGELWEKEPEKVPACVECHAPHKARRVLYEDSMNNAYCLNCHANPELKKIEADGSERSLFMDMSRFEASVHAEKRIACVKCHVNMDHTKNPVCQGSGKVDCAICHAGQTDNYNASIHGQLAAKGDRNAPLCTDCHGKHEVQARTNPESPTFARNVPELCGKCHREGEKAALRYTGPEKDIVRHYKESIHGKGLAESGLMVSATCTSCHTAHLILPEKDPQSTVNRANVLNTCATCHLGIAETFKTSIHSELVSKTDKKLPLCHDCHTSHAIRRVDVPAFRLLILEECGTCHASETETYFDTYHGKASLLSGGEKTAKCSDCHGDHDILPAYYTKSRLSRQNVVETCRTCHPNSNRKFTGYLTHATHHDKEKYPYLYYTFWAMSSLLIGTFAFFGVHTLFWIPRSFRERFKRRRQHSHERFFE